A single window of Psychromonas ingrahamii 37 DNA harbors:
- the msrB gene encoding peptide-methionine (R)-S-oxide reductase MsrB codes for MTDYKKPDEQKLREQLNNVQYQVTQQDATEPPFDNDYWDNHAAGIYVDIVSGEPLFSSLDKFDAHCGWPSFTQPLQPKKVLEKVDTQLFATRTEVRSAIADSHLGHVFDDGPAPGGLRYCINSASLRFIKLEDMAEQGYQEFLYLFDK; via the coding sequence ATGACTGACTATAAAAAACCAGATGAGCAAAAGTTACGCGAACAATTAAATAACGTTCAGTATCAAGTGACTCAGCAAGACGCTACGGAGCCACCTTTTGATAATGACTATTGGGACAATCATGCTGCTGGCATTTATGTTGATATTGTTTCTGGAGAGCCTCTATTTAGCTCGCTAGATAAATTTGATGCACACTGCGGATGGCCTAGTTTTACGCAACCCCTGCAACCAAAAAAAGTGCTAGAAAAGGTCGACACACAATTATTTGCCACACGAACGGAAGTGCGCAGTGCTATTGCGGATTCACATTTAGGGCATGTTTTTGACGATGGCCCCGCACCCGGTGGATTGCGTTATTGTATCAATTCGGCCTCACTGCGTTTTATTAAGCTTGAGGATATGGCCGAACAGGGTTATCAAGAATTTCTTTATCTTTTTGATAAATAA
- the leuA gene encoding 2-isopropylmalate synthase, with protein MSDQVIIFDTTLRDGEQALSASLTVKEKLQIAFALERLGVDVMEVGFPISSPGDFESVKTIAREIKNSRVCGLSRALPKDIDAAWNALKGADAFRIHTFISTSTIHVENKLKRTFDAVLEMGINAVKHARNYTDDVEFSCEDAGRTPIDNLCRIVEEAIKAGATTINIPDTVGYTYPSEFGGIIKTLFNRVPNIDQAIISVHCHDDLGMSVANSITAVENGARQIECTMNGLGERAGNCSLEEVAMILQTRKDKLGFTTNVNPMEISRTSQLVSQLCNMPIQANKAIVGANAFSHSSGIHQDGVLKSQNTYEIMTPESVGISTNKLNLTSRSGRHVIQHRMQELGYRDTDYDLEQLYASFVELADKKGQVFDYDLEALMFFNKVDSDPQHYRLESINVQSGSGLVATATIVMSIGEDKKVVEAATGNGPIDAAYQCLMRISGLDINMDDYHINAKGAGKDALGQVDIVATYNGQKFHGLGLSTDIIESSTKAMVHVMNHIHLAKAVAIEKEQLIHIDQV; from the coding sequence ATGTCCGATCAAGTAATAATTTTCGACACGACACTTCGTGATGGAGAGCAGGCATTAAGTGCTAGCCTGACCGTTAAAGAAAAACTACAGATCGCATTTGCTCTCGAACGTTTAGGTGTTGATGTAATGGAGGTTGGTTTTCCGATCTCCTCACCCGGTGATTTTGAGTCGGTAAAAACCATTGCCAGAGAAATTAAAAATAGCCGTGTCTGTGGATTATCCCGGGCATTGCCAAAAGATATTGATGCTGCGTGGAATGCATTAAAAGGGGCGGATGCCTTCCGTATCCATACTTTTATTTCAACGTCCACTATTCATGTAGAAAATAAATTAAAACGCACCTTTGATGCGGTCTTAGAGATGGGTATTAATGCAGTAAAACATGCACGTAATTATACCGATGATGTTGAATTTTCCTGTGAAGATGCCGGTCGTACCCCAATCGACAACTTATGCCGGATCGTGGAGGAAGCCATTAAAGCGGGCGCAACCACCATTAACATTCCGGATACCGTGGGTTATACCTATCCGAGTGAATTTGGCGGCATTATCAAAACCTTATTTAATCGCGTACCTAATATAGATCAAGCCATTATTTCAGTGCATTGTCATGACGATTTAGGTATGTCCGTGGCCAACTCGATTACCGCGGTTGAAAATGGTGCGCGTCAAATTGAATGCACTATGAATGGTCTTGGTGAACGTGCAGGGAACTGCTCACTTGAAGAAGTGGCCATGATTTTACAGACCCGCAAAGATAAGTTGGGATTTACTACCAATGTCAATCCCATGGAAATTTCGCGTACCAGCCAGCTGGTCAGCCAACTGTGTAATATGCCCATTCAAGCAAACAAGGCGATTGTCGGTGCTAATGCGTTTTCACACTCCTCGGGTATTCACCAGGATGGTGTTCTAAAATCACAGAATACCTATGAGATTATGACCCCTGAAAGTGTCGGTATTTCAACCAATAAGTTAAATTTAACTTCCCGCTCCGGCCGCCATGTTATCCAGCATCGTATGCAGGAATTAGGCTACCGTGATACAGATTATGACCTGGAACAGTTGTATGCTAGTTTTGTAGAACTCGCAGATAAAAAAGGACAAGTCTTCGATTATGATTTAGAAGCCTTAATGTTCTTTAATAAAGTCGATTCGGATCCGCAGCACTACAGACTGGAAAGTATTAATGTCCAGTCCGGTTCAGGATTAGTTGCGACGGCCACCATTGTGATGAGTATTGGTGAGGATAAAAAAGTAGTTGAAGCAGCTACTGGGAATGGGCCTATTGATGCTGCATACCAATGTCTAATGCGGATTTCAGGTTTAGATATTAATATGGATGATTACCATATTAATGCAAAAGGTGCCGGTAAAGATGCACTTGGCCAGGTCGATATTGTCGCCACCTACAACGGTCAGAAATTTCACGGTTTAGGCTTATCAACGGATATTATAGAATCATCTACTAAAGCGATGGTGCATGTTATGAATCATATCCATTTGGCAAAAGCCGTTGCCATCGAAAAAGAACAGCTTATTCATATTGATCAGGTTTAA
- the birA gene encoding bifunctional biotin--[acetyl-CoA-carboxylase] ligase/biotin operon repressor BirA, which yields MSELNEQGNILLTLLADGEFHSGEKIGELLGVSRTSVNNYIKGLQGIGVDIYKVPGRGYQSATLIKLLNEQKIRQLCGYDNIKVEQIVDSTNQILLDQIPHLENGQTCIAEYQLAGRGRRGRTWVSPFASHLYFSFYWYFDSGIDKISGLSLLVGIAVVNTLEKMGIQGVSLKWPNDIYYQGKKLAGILIELNAQATAACHCVIGIGINIKMPPEQAKLINQPWADLNALIPTGVDRNELSAILIKELQYLLPRYEKSGLTPYLSRWFELDCFLDKKVNLLIADTITMGICRGVNRHGALLLEIEGQVKEFIGGEISLRLAN from the coding sequence ATGTCGGAACTGAATGAACAGGGTAATATTCTTTTAACGTTACTTGCCGATGGAGAGTTTCATTCGGGTGAAAAAATAGGCGAACTTCTAGGTGTTTCGCGTACCTCGGTTAATAACTATATCAAAGGGTTACAAGGGATTGGCGTTGATATTTATAAAGTCCCCGGGCGTGGTTATCAAAGTGCTACGCTGATTAAATTATTAAATGAGCAGAAAATTCGCCAACTTTGTGGGTATGACAATATAAAAGTTGAGCAAATTGTTGATTCGACAAATCAAATTTTATTAGATCAAATCCCTCATTTAGAAAATGGGCAAACATGTATTGCTGAATATCAGTTAGCAGGAAGGGGAAGGCGAGGCCGTACTTGGGTTTCACCCTTTGCTTCTCATCTGTATTTTTCATTTTATTGGTATTTCGATTCGGGTATAGATAAAATCTCGGGGCTGAGTTTACTGGTGGGTATCGCAGTAGTTAATACGCTGGAAAAAATGGGCATACAGGGCGTTTCATTAAAGTGGCCAAACGATATTTATTACCAGGGAAAAAAATTGGCGGGTATTTTAATTGAGTTAAATGCCCAGGCAACAGCCGCTTGCCACTGCGTGATAGGGATCGGTATTAATATCAAAATGCCGCCTGAGCAGGCGAAATTAATAAACCAACCCTGGGCTGATTTAAATGCATTAATACCAACGGGTGTGGATCGCAACGAATTAAGTGCCATTTTAATTAAAGAGCTGCAATATTTATTACCCCGTTATGAAAAATCTGGTTTAACGCCCTATTTATCCCGCTGGTTTGAATTAGATTGTTTTTTAGATAAAAAAGTCAACTTACTGATTGCAGACACCATCACTATGGGCATCTGCCGCGGTGTTAATAGACATGGCGCGCTGTTATTGGAAATAGAGGGTCAAGTTAAAGAGTTCATCGGTGGAGAGATTTCTTTACGTTTGGCAAATTAA
- the murB gene encoding UDP-N-acetylmuramate dehydrogenase, which translates to MMIETNTSLKAFNTFSIDVNAQILFHFNNLKQIPELLDLVKTTRADNKPVLILGGGSNILFCEDFTGLVIKVDLSGVDITESADSYLLKVAAGENWHKLVADCIDKGINGLENLALIPGVVGAAPVQNIGAYGTEFKDFCESVEYLDLNSGALHCLSAKECLFAYRDSIFKTLKMQDALITRVTLKLTKDWQAQNQYGRLKNAAESAQKLSAKQIFTSVCQIRSEKLPDPAKLGNAGSFFKNPLVTAPQAEQLLALYPHMPHYPQPDGQVKLAAGWLIEQANLKGAHIGGAAVHQQQALVLINQNNACAADVIQLANLVRTTVKEKFNINLEHEVRFICAMGESNLTEAVNKCRN; encoded by the coding sequence ATGATGATCGAAACTAATACTTCTCTCAAGGCTTTTAATACTTTTTCTATTGATGTTAACGCACAAATATTATTTCATTTTAACAATCTTAAACAGATTCCCGAACTGTTAGACTTGGTGAAAACTACCCGCGCGGACAATAAGCCTGTCTTAATTTTAGGCGGCGGCAGTAATATATTGTTCTGTGAAGATTTTACAGGCTTAGTGATTAAGGTTGATTTGTCGGGCGTTGATATAACTGAATCTGCTGATAGTTATTTATTAAAAGTCGCAGCGGGGGAGAACTGGCATAAGTTAGTCGCCGACTGTATTGATAAAGGCATCAATGGATTGGAAAACTTAGCCTTGATCCCAGGGGTTGTTGGCGCCGCACCGGTGCAAAATATCGGTGCCTATGGCACAGAATTTAAAGATTTTTGTGAGTCGGTTGAATATCTTGATTTGAATTCGGGCGCATTACATTGTTTGAGCGCCAAAGAGTGTTTATTTGCCTACCGTGACAGTATTTTTAAAACACTAAAAATGCAGGATGCATTAATCACCAGAGTAACCCTTAAATTGACTAAGGACTGGCAAGCGCAGAATCAATATGGCCGTTTGAAAAATGCAGCCGAATCGGCTCAAAAACTGAGTGCAAAACAGATTTTTACCTCTGTCTGTCAAATTCGCAGTGAAAAATTACCCGATCCCGCCAAGTTGGGTAATGCAGGCAGTTTTTTTAAAAATCCATTAGTAACAGCGCCGCAAGCAGAGCAGTTACTGGCTTTATATCCGCATATGCCCCATTACCCGCAGCCGGATGGGCAAGTAAAATTAGCGGCAGGGTGGCTTATCGAGCAGGCCAATCTAAAAGGCGCTCATATTGGTGGTGCGGCTGTGCATCAGCAGCAAGCCTTGGTATTAATTAACCAAAACAATGCCTGCGCTGCAGATGTTATTCAATTGGCAAATTTAGTGCGGACAACAGTAAAAGAAAAATTTAATATAAACTTAGAACACGAAGTGCGCTTTATCTGCGCGATGGGCGAGAGCAACTTAACAGAGGCGGTTAACAAATGTCGGAACTGA
- a CDS encoding MBL fold metallo-hydrolase has product MKIIVIPVTPYQQNCSLIICEETKIAAIVDPGGDPLRILNIVEKQGVKVDKIILTHGHLDHVGGTQAVAGKLNVPVIGPEKEDLFWLEQLEAQSRRFGLPTTESFSPNRWLTEGEVLEVGKIKLKVLRIPGHTPGHIALYDKQSKQVIVGDILFNGGIGRFDFPRGNRSLLVSGIKEKLLTLPPETTVYPGHGPTTTIGKEKASNPFLRL; this is encoded by the coding sequence ATGAAAATTATAGTTATACCCGTTACTCCCTATCAGCAAAACTGCAGTCTGATTATTTGTGAGGAAACAAAAATTGCCGCCATCGTTGATCCCGGGGGCGATCCGTTGCGTATTTTAAATATTGTTGAAAAACAAGGTGTTAAAGTTGATAAAATTATATTAACTCATGGTCATTTAGACCATGTCGGTGGCACTCAGGCCGTTGCTGGCAAATTGAATGTACCAGTGATCGGCCCAGAAAAAGAAGATCTATTCTGGTTAGAGCAATTAGAAGCGCAAAGTCGGCGTTTTGGTTTACCCACAACGGAAAGTTTTTCTCCAAACCGATGGTTGACAGAAGGAGAAGTGCTGGAAGTCGGTAAAATAAAACTAAAAGTACTGCGTATACCAGGCCATACACCTGGCCATATTGCCCTGTATGATAAGCAAAGCAAACAGGTTATTGTTGGTGATATCTTATTCAACGGCGGCATTGGTCGTTTTGATTTCCCGCGTGGTAATCGCTCCTTACTTGTCAGTGGCATTAAAGAAAAATTATTAACACTACCGCCTGAAACAACGGTTTATCCGGGGCATGGACCCACTACTACTATTGGCAAAGAGAAAGCAAGCAATCCTTTTTTACGTTTGTAA
- the yihA gene encoding ribosome biogenesis GTP-binding protein YihA/YsxC: MEFQKIHFQKAHFLISAPDIRHLDKHLPPESGIEIAFAGRSNAGKSSALNRLTRQKGLARTSKTPGRTQLINVFEIEEGKRLIDLPGYGFAKVPLAMKLKWQKSLGEYLQERESLKGLVVLMDIRQPFKELDQQLIYWAIDADIPVLALLTKADKLKQGARKTTLLKMREEAKNFEGDVQVELFSSLKGIGLEMLEQKVTSWYAQGETPSTALDEISI, encoded by the coding sequence TTGGAATTTCAAAAAATACATTTTCAAAAAGCGCATTTCTTAATCAGTGCGCCGGATATTCGTCATTTAGATAAGCACTTACCCCCAGAAAGTGGTATTGAAATTGCGTTTGCCGGGCGTTCAAACGCAGGTAAATCCAGTGCGCTTAACCGATTGACTCGTCAGAAAGGCTTAGCACGTACCAGTAAAACACCTGGTCGTACCCAATTAATCAATGTTTTTGAGATTGAAGAGGGCAAGCGTTTAATTGATTTGCCGGGATATGGTTTTGCTAAAGTGCCGCTCGCCATGAAGTTAAAATGGCAAAAATCTTTAGGGGAATATTTACAGGAGCGTGAATCATTAAAAGGTTTAGTTGTTTTAATGGATATTCGTCAACCCTTTAAAGAGCTTGACCAGCAATTGATTTATTGGGCGATTGATGCTGATATTCCAGTGTTAGCTTTATTAACTAAAGCTGATAAATTAAAACAGGGTGCACGTAAAACAACCTTGTTGAAAATGCGTGAAGAAGCTAAAAACTTTGAAGGCGATGTTCAGGTAGAGCTATTTTCCTCCTTAAAAGGGATTGGTCTGGAGATGTTAGAGCAAAAAGTGACATCCTGGTACGCACAGGGCGAAACCCCAAGTACAGCATTAGACGAGATCAGCATTTAA
- the cobO gene encoding cob(I)yrinic acid a,c-diamide adenosyltransferase: MSQNLLFLQAFLQQELFMTTDPKHLKRMKAIKEKQDQKIAAADQERGVTILLAGPGKGKSSSSFGMLARSLGHGHKVAVVQFLKGAMSTGEEMFFSQQDNVDWYAMGDGFTWETQNKEQDIASAKRAWAKAEALLADDRYQLVILDEITYMFKFNYLELQPTLDALKNRPEKMNVILTGRGPKQELIDAVDTYSHILDEKHAFKAGVKAQPGIEW; encoded by the coding sequence ATGAGTCAAAACCTGCTATTTTTGCAGGCTTTTTTACAACAGGAATTATTTATGACCACAGATCCAAAACACTTAAAAAGAATGAAAGCCATTAAAGAAAAACAAGATCAAAAAATCGCAGCTGCGGATCAAGAGCGCGGTGTCACCATTTTACTGGCAGGACCCGGTAAAGGTAAAAGCAGCTCCTCTTTTGGTATGTTAGCGCGTTCCTTAGGTCACGGTCATAAAGTGGCAGTGGTACAGTTTTTAAAGGGTGCGATGTCGACCGGGGAAGAGATGTTTTTTAGCCAGCAAGATAATGTTGATTGGTATGCTATGGGTGATGGTTTTACCTGGGAGACTCAAAATAAAGAACAGGATATTGCTAGTGCAAAAAGAGCCTGGGCTAAAGCTGAAGCCTTATTGGCCGATGATAGATACCAATTGGTTATTCTTGATGAAATCACCTATATGTTCAAATTTAACTATTTAGAACTCCAGCCAACGCTGGATGCACTGAAAAATCGTCCCGAAAAAATGAATGTTATTTTAACCGGTCGAGGCCCCAAACAGGAGTTAATCGATGCGGTGGATACCTATAGCCATATTTTAGATGAAAAACATGCTTTTAAAGCGGGCGTAAAAGCGCAGCCCGGGATTGAATGGTAG
- the prlC gene encoding oligopeptidase A, giving the protein MNNSEISSIKQTDGLPSFSQITPDQIVPAVTEAISNNKALIEEKLQSLTHFTWDNFVNVLDEADDHLGKLWSPVGHMNAVVSNDSLRQAHDACLPLFAEYATFVGQHQGLYDAYLSISKSDEFTNLKEEQQKVINNALRDFKLSGIALPEDKKRRYGEITQQLSQLQSEFSNNVMDATLAWSKLISDVKELDGLPESALAAAKQAAQEKDQQGYLLTLDFPSYLPVMTYAKNRTLRHEVYQAFATRASDQGPQAGEFDNSDIIEKILALRHELALLLGFDNFADYSLATKMAESPLQVINFLTELAEKSYPQGLRECDEVLAFAKGLDGIEHLESWDLSYYAERLKQQKYAISDEELRPYFPENNVLKGLFEVVHRLFGLTIKEIPGVDTWHADVHFFEIYDQQKNHLGSFYLDLYARAHKRGGAWMNDCRVRRRLVNGQLQLPVAYLTCNFTKPVGDQPALFTHNEVTTLFHEFGHGLHHMLTKIESASVSGINGVPWDAVELPSQFLENWCWEPQALALISGHVKTGETLPAELLEKMLAAKNYNGALMMLRQIEFSLFDFVLHHQYQPEKGSQAEKVLNDVRDQVAVIRPPSFNRFQHGFSHIFAGGYAAGYYSYKWAEVLSADAFSRFEEFGIFDEETGREFLQAILEKGGSSDPMELFKNFMGREPSIEALLRHSGIE; this is encoded by the coding sequence ATGAATAATTCTGAAATATCAAGTATCAAGCAAACAGATGGTTTGCCTTCATTTAGCCAAATAACCCCGGATCAGATAGTACCGGCCGTGACTGAAGCGATCAGCAATAATAAAGCGCTAATAGAAGAGAAACTGCAAAGCTTAACGCATTTCACCTGGGATAATTTTGTTAATGTATTGGATGAAGCGGATGATCATCTCGGCAAGTTATGGTCACCGGTTGGACATATGAATGCCGTTGTTAGTAATGATTCGCTCCGTCAGGCACATGATGCCTGTCTACCTTTGTTTGCTGAATACGCAACTTTTGTGGGCCAGCATCAAGGTCTTTATGACGCTTACCTCAGTATTTCAAAAAGTGATGAATTTACAAATTTAAAAGAGGAACAGCAGAAGGTTATTAACAATGCGCTGCGTGATTTTAAATTATCCGGTATTGCTTTGCCTGAAGATAAAAAGCGACGTTATGGTGAGATCACCCAACAACTTTCGCAGTTGCAATCAGAGTTCAGTAATAATGTCATGGATGCGACGCTAGCCTGGAGTAAATTGATTTCCGATGTTAAGGAATTAGACGGTTTGCCTGAAAGTGCTTTGGCCGCTGCAAAACAAGCGGCTCAGGAAAAAGATCAGCAGGGCTATTTATTAACCTTGGATTTCCCAAGTTATTTACCGGTAATGACTTATGCAAAAAATCGCACATTACGCCACGAGGTCTACCAGGCTTTTGCAACGCGCGCATCGGATCAAGGTCCGCAGGCTGGTGAGTTTGATAATTCAGACATTATTGAAAAAATATTAGCGCTGCGCCACGAACTGGCTTTATTGTTAGGTTTTGATAATTTCGCTGATTACAGTTTAGCCACTAAAATGGCTGAAAGCCCGCTGCAGGTTATTAATTTCTTAACCGAGCTTGCTGAAAAATCTTATCCTCAAGGTCTGCGGGAGTGCGACGAGGTATTGGCCTTTGCTAAAGGCTTAGACGGGATTGAGCATTTAGAGTCTTGGGATTTAAGTTATTATGCCGAGCGCCTAAAGCAGCAGAAATATGCTATCTCCGATGAGGAACTGCGTCCCTATTTTCCTGAAAATAATGTGCTGAAGGGGTTATTTGAAGTTGTCCACCGTCTCTTTGGATTAACTATTAAGGAGATTCCAGGCGTTGATACTTGGCATGCGGATGTACACTTTTTTGAGATCTACGATCAACAGAAAAATCATCTGGGTAGTTTTTATCTGGATCTCTATGCGCGAGCCCATAAACGGGGTGGTGCATGGATGAACGATTGCCGGGTTCGTCGTCGTTTAGTTAATGGACAGCTGCAATTACCCGTTGCTTATTTGACTTGTAATTTTACTAAACCGGTTGGCGATCAACCAGCGTTATTTACTCATAACGAAGTCACTACTCTGTTTCACGAGTTTGGCCATGGTCTTCACCATATGCTGACCAAAATCGAATCCGCTTCGGTATCCGGCATTAATGGGGTGCCTTGGGATGCGGTTGAGTTACCCAGTCAGTTTTTAGAAAATTGGTGCTGGGAACCACAAGCATTAGCCCTAATTTCCGGGCATGTCAAAACAGGTGAAACCTTGCCAGCGGAGCTGCTTGAGAAAATGTTAGCCGCTAAAAACTACAACGGTGCATTAATGATGCTGCGTCAGATAGAGTTCTCTTTATTTGATTTTGTATTACATCATCAATACCAGCCAGAGAAAGGCTCGCAGGCGGAAAAAGTCTTGAATGACGTGCGCGATCAGGTAGCTGTTATTAGACCTCCATCCTTTAACCGTTTCCAGCATGGTTTTAGCCATATCTTTGCGGGCGGTTACGCGGCAGGTTATTACAGTTATAAATGGGCAGAAGTTTTATCTGCAGATGCTTTTTCCCGCTTTGAAGAGTTCGGTATTTTTGACGAGGAGACGGGTCGTGAGTTTCTTCAGGCGATTTTAGAAAAGGGCGGCAGTTCCGATCCAATGGAACTGTTTAAAAACTTTATGGGCCGTGAACCGAGTATTGAGGCTTTATTACGCCATTCTGGAATAGAATAG
- the nhaA gene encoding Na+/H+ antiporter NhaA, producing MSSRGKWSWLHSPITGGILLIIAATTALFWANLAPSLYHHAWHDALFSVSSGFSATIYSISLHQIVNEFLMAIFFFFIGLEMKRELLDDDLSTLKKAALPLFSALGGVVLPASIYYFFNAGTDTVNGWGIPMATDIAFALGVLAMVGSRVPLSLKIFLSALAIGDDLMAVLVIAIFYTEQIFVNELLVGFLGLIVLAVANKMGVRNRLVYYSIGLIIVWISFLASGVHATIAGVAVAFTIPSRREISMGNYLITAKGLLSGLDKERHNKADVLTKNAISSLREIRDLSYQASNPLQLKEEALHPISALFIVPLFALGNAGVIVDDSMLAELTNPIVLGIAAGLIIGKPLGIFLFAKLLTLLKLGQLPEGVTWRHIIGTGFLAGMGFTMSLFISDLAFSEPEQKIVAKVAVLLASIISGIVGYLILISAPVIKKDNKLNS from the coding sequence ATGAGTTCTCGCGGTAAATGGTCCTGGTTACACAGCCCCATAACAGGTGGTATTCTTTTAATTATTGCAGCAACGACTGCACTGTTCTGGGCAAATTTAGCCCCCTCTCTCTACCATCACGCTTGGCATGATGCTCTATTCTCGGTTTCTTCAGGATTTAGCGCCACTATCTATTCGATTAGTCTCCATCAAATTGTAAATGAATTCTTGATGGCGATTTTCTTCTTTTTCATTGGCTTAGAAATGAAACGTGAACTCTTAGATGATGACCTTTCTACCCTTAAAAAAGCCGCTTTACCATTATTTTCCGCCTTAGGGGGAGTTGTTCTTCCCGCCAGCATCTATTATTTTTTCAATGCAGGGACTGATACGGTTAATGGCTGGGGTATCCCAATGGCAACGGATATTGCCTTTGCATTAGGTGTGCTGGCAATGGTCGGCAGTCGTGTCCCTCTTTCTTTAAAAATATTTCTATCGGCATTGGCGATCGGTGATGATTTAATGGCAGTATTGGTTATTGCCATCTTCTATACCGAGCAAATCTTTGTTAATGAATTGCTGGTTGGTTTCTTAGGATTAATTGTCCTGGCAGTCGCCAATAAAATGGGTGTACGCAACCGCTTAGTTTATTACTCTATTGGTTTAATCATTGTCTGGATCAGTTTTTTAGCTTCTGGGGTCCATGCGACTATTGCGGGCGTTGCTGTCGCGTTTACTATCCCTTCTCGCCGGGAAATATCCATGGGAAATTATTTAATTACGGCTAAAGGGTTACTTAGCGGCTTGGACAAGGAACGCCACAATAAAGCCGATGTATTAACTAAAAATGCCATTTCATCTTTACGCGAAATCAGAGATTTAAGTTATCAGGCATCGAACCCTTTACAACTTAAAGAAGAAGCACTGCACCCTATTTCAGCCCTGTTTATTGTGCCATTATTCGCACTGGGTAATGCCGGTGTTATTGTGGATGACAGCATGCTGGCAGAGTTAACTAACCCTATTGTGTTAGGCATTGCAGCCGGCCTTATTATTGGTAAACCTCTGGGTATTTTTCTGTTCGCTAAGCTTCTGACCCTTTTAAAATTGGGCCAACTCCCGGAGGGTGTCACATGGAGGCATATTATCGGGACCGGTTTCTTAGCAGGTATGGGGTTTACTATGTCGCTCTTTATTAGCGACCTGGCCTTCTCTGAGCCAGAGCAGAAGATTGTCGCTAAAGTTGCCGTGCTGTTAGCATCAATCATATCCGGTATTGTAGGTTATCTGATTTTGATCAGCGCCCCGGTTATCAAAAAAGACAATAAATTAAATAGTTAG